A stretch of Candidatus Zixiibacteriota bacterium DNA encodes these proteins:
- a CDS encoding YigZ family protein codes for MPATTSLDRFRTVAGAVETSILITASKFIARLSPASGIDDHEAALKTARSRFPDASHHCWAYRLGRPDVLIDRSSDAGEPNGTAGRPILDALRSAQLENVSCIVTRYFGGTKLGTGGLVRAYGDAARAAIAEASIVERTIVREISLSFEHSATGAVYRVLEELGLHLRPGQYDERAHGTVLVPLSLLRTLIDRLEASARGMHKIITGKLELI; via the coding sequence ATGCCCGCCACGACATCCCTCGATCGCTTCCGCACAGTAGCCGGCGCCGTCGAAACATCAATCCTCATCACCGCATCGAAGTTCATCGCGCGCCTGAGCCCGGCATCCGGCATCGACGATCACGAAGCGGCGCTGAAGACCGCACGCAGCCGTTTCCCCGATGCCTCGCATCACTGCTGGGCATACCGATTGGGCCGACCCGATGTTCTGATTGATCGATCGTCCGACGCCGGAGAACCCAATGGCACCGCCGGACGTCCCATTCTGGATGCGCTTCGCAGCGCACAGTTGGAAAACGTCTCCTGTATTGTGACGCGCTATTTCGGCGGCACCAAACTCGGGACCGGCGGCCTGGTCCGCGCCTATGGCGATGCCGCGCGCGCAGCCATTGCTGAAGCGAGCATCGTCGAACGCACAATCGTGCGTGAGATCAGCTTATCGTTTGAGCACTCCGCCACCGGCGCGGTCTACCGCGTGCTGGAAGAGTTGGGGCTGCACCTGCGTCCCGGTCAGTATGACGAACGCGCCCACGGCACCGTGCTCGTGCCCCTGTCACTGTTGCGCACGCTGATCGACCGGCTGGAAGCATCGGCGAGGGGGATGCACAAGATCATAACAGGAAAACTGGAGCTAATCTGA